From Desulfomonilia bacterium, the proteins below share one genomic window:
- a CDS encoding AAA family ATPase, translating into MPRLITVTSGSDGVGRTSFVLNAGIALGKMDFKVLLVDADMGLSNLDVMMGIMPLKTLVDVIAGDANPENIIIKTGYKIDLIPASSGLRIIDVPDEDRVNCISKDLENITAKYDFIIADAPSGVSSRTLGFLSGAPEIVIAINNDDKSLTGSYALIKELRSNGENPRFSMFASMVKDYSAGHELFRKLSLVSQRFVNTHINYVGPVLLDDISIPAAGEHIPLIVKHPTSDTARCYRMITSTLLSQKEIETKTDKFFSRLIRLAAIDSNPSSVREVSFDEKVVNHGLERTMDAILEEQRRTRLLLERLVGMIDFNGANGTDKSA; encoded by the coding sequence ATGCCAAGACTTATTACTGTTACTTCAGGGTCAGATGGTGTCGGAAGGACGAGCTTCGTCCTTAACGCCGGTATAGCTCTGGGCAAAATGGATTTCAAGGTTCTGCTTGTGGATGCGGATATGGGCCTGAGCAACCTGGATGTAATGATGGGAATAATGCCCCTTAAAACACTCGTGGATGTTATTGCAGGTGATGCCAATCCTGAAAATATTATAATCAAAACCGGATATAAAATTGACCTTATCCCTGCATCGTCAGGGCTAAGAATTATCGATGTTCCCGATGAAGACAGGGTTAACTGCATCAGCAAAGACCTGGAAAACATAACGGCAAAATATGATTTTATCATAGCCGATGCCCCCAGCGGGGTTTCAAGCAGGACATTGGGCTTTCTTTCAGGTGCACCTGAAATCGTCATCGCCATAAACAATGACGACAAATCCCTCACCGGGTCATATGCATTGATAAAGGAATTACGGTCGAATGGGGAAAATCCGAGATTCTCGATGTTTGCAAGCATGGTCAAGGACTATTCCGCCGGCCACGAACTATTCAGGAAGCTCTCTCTTGTCTCACAGCGCTTTGTAAATACTCACATCAATTACGTTGGCCCTGTCTTACTTGATGATATATCCATTCCTGCTGCAGGCGAACATATCCCGTTGATCGTTAAACACCCGACATCCGATACTGCCAGATGCTATAGGATGATAACATCGACGCTGCTAAGCCAGAAAGAAATTGAAACAAAAACGGACAAATTTTTTTCACGCCTTATAAGGCTTGCCGCCATCGATTCCAATCCATCATCTGTAAGGGAAGTATCTTTTGACGAGAAGGTGGTTAATCACGGACTTGAAAGAACAATGGATGCAATTCTCGAAGAACAGAGAAGAACAAGACTGCTCCTTGAAAGGCTTGTAGGCATGATTGATTTTAATGGTGCCAATGGAACAGACAAATCTGCATAA
- a CDS encoding methylated-DNA--[protein]-cysteine S-methyltransferase, translating into MEQTNLHKCKINTALGNIFITGNKDFITSVSWEPTINTGIPDHKGELDWFTDELSLYLKGSLKVFTGGLYFRNNDTLWLRKIGHKTTPGNLSETVMKIISEIPYGETKTYGSIAADAGNKGLARAVGGICGRNPLIIIVPCHRVIAASTIGGYSSGLEKKRYLLEIEGLANL; encoded by the coding sequence ATGGAACAGACAAATCTGCATAAATGCAAGATTAATACGGCACTGGGAAATATCTTTATAACAGGCAACAAGGACTTTATAACCTCAGTTTCGTGGGAACCGACAATAAACACCGGCATCCCGGATCACAAAGGAGAACTCGACTGGTTCACCGATGAGCTTTCTCTTTATCTGAAAGGCTCTCTGAAGGTTTTTACCGGCGGCTTGTATTTTAGAAACAATGATACCCTCTGGCTGAGAAAAATCGGGCATAAAACAACTCCAGGGAACCTTTCCGAAACAGTAATGAAGATAATCTCCGAAATCCCATATGGAGAGACAAAAACCTATGGTTCAATAGCAGCTGATGCAGGGAATAAGGGGCTTGCAAGGGCAGTCGGCGGGATATGCGGCAGAAATCCCCTGATAATTATTGTACCATGCCACAGGGTTATAGCAGCTTCGACAATCGGGGGATACAGTTCAGGGTTAGAAAAAAAACGCTATCTTCTGGAAATCGAAGGCCTGGCAAATCTATAA
- the moaA gene encoding GTP 3',8-cyclase MoaA, producing MACGERASMLIDGFSRKIRYLRISITDRCNLRCRYCMPDEEVQWLPHEGIMRYEEMLRIIHICSEMGVDKVRLTGGEPLIRKGLLGFIERIKEIEGINDLSLTTNGVLLYEAAQDLKSAGITRLNISLDTLKKEKYSYITRVDAFDNVMRGIEKAIELGFIVKINVVAISGFNDDEIINFAMHALDKDIEIRFIELMPMGCAARFGNGNVFKAEELKDIIESEYGTLDPVKGGLGPARVFKIKGAKGKIGFIDPMSEHSFCSRCNRIRLTANGHLKLCLFSEDSIDLLSIMRKGISDKELSSFIKESVKLKPGHGIHIDGKNGKGDMNRIGG from the coding sequence ATGGCCTGTGGAGAACGGGCAAGCATGTTGATTGACGGTTTTTCAAGAAAAATAAGGTATCTGCGCATTTCCATAACCGACAGGTGCAATCTCAGATGTAGGTACTGCATGCCGGATGAAGAAGTTCAGTGGCTTCCTCATGAAGGCATCATGCGCTATGAGGAAATGCTTAGAATTATTCATATATGCTCGGAAATGGGGGTTGATAAAGTCCGTCTTACGGGTGGTGAGCCTCTCATCAGAAAAGGCTTATTGGGCTTCATTGAAAGGATAAAAGAAATTGAAGGAATCAATGACCTATCGCTTACAACAAATGGCGTTCTCCTTTATGAAGCAGCTCAAGACCTGAAGTCGGCAGGCATCACCAGACTGAATATAAGTCTGGATACCCTTAAAAAAGAAAAGTACTCATATATTACCAGAGTCGATGCCTTTGATAATGTGATGAGGGGCATCGAGAAAGCGATAGAGCTTGGATTCATAGTAAAAATAAATGTGGTCGCAATATCAGGATTCAATGATGATGAAATAATCAATTTTGCCATGCATGCGCTTGATAAAGACATAGAGATACGCTTTATCGAGCTGATGCCGATGGGATGTGCTGCCAGATTCGGTAACGGCAATGTTTTCAAGGCAGAAGAACTCAAGGATATCATTGAATCCGAATATGGGACACTTGATCCCGTTAAAGGCGGCCTCGGTCCGGCTAGAGTTTTCAAAATAAAAGGGGCAAAGGGTAAAATCGGTTTTATCGATCCCATGAGCGAACATTCATTCTGCAGTCGCTGCAACCGCATAAGGCTTACTGCAAACGGACATCTTAAACTATGCCTTTTTTCGGAAGACAGCATTGATCTGCTCAGTATAATGAGGAAAGGAATCAGCGATAAGGAATTGTCTTCATTTATAAAGGAATCAGTAAAATTAAAACCAGGTCATGGAATACACATAGATGGAAAAAATGGAAAAGGGGATATGAACAGGATCGGCGGTTAA
- a CDS encoding PaaI family thioesterase: MSTHVTSDDLKRYFLKDRFASYIGIELLDAGDGRAKARLEIKPHHLNGVGIVHGGVTYTLADLAFAAAVNSRGHVALAISNTISYVKAPKGTVIFAEAAEVTANQRLATYAVNIFDEEGEIVCVFQGMAYKKSQKVDYFETA, encoded by the coding sequence ATGTCCACTCACGTGACAAGCGATGATCTGAAAAGGTATTTTCTTAAGGATAGATTTGCGTCCTATATAGGCATCGAACTTTTAGATGCCGGAGATGGCAGGGCAAAGGCCAGGCTTGAAATCAAACCGCATCATCTTAACGGCGTGGGTATCGTACACGGGGGCGTCACATACACTCTTGCAGACCTTGCATTCGCTGCAGCAGTCAATTCAAGAGGGCATGTGGCACTGGCGATAAGCAACACCATATCTTATGTGAAGGCGCCGAAGGGAACGGTTATCTTTGCAGAGGCTGCAGAAGTGACAGCAAACCAGAGGCTTGCCACCTATGCAGTTAATATATTTGACGAAGAAGGCGAAATCGTATGTGTTTTTCAGGGAATGGCCTATAAAAAGAGCCAGAAAGTGGATTATTTTGAAACAGCCTGA
- a CDS encoding isoprenylcysteine carboxylmethyltransferase family protein, translating to MDIQRKLEKITSRTAVLYAMTGLLVILANPSVMACFFGILIVAAGEALRFWATGHIKKNEELTTSGPYAYIQSPMYLGSFIIATGMCIMARNSVIWVIATAVYFLSYIPRKQEKEWARLEKHFGEKFLKYKSEVPYLIPTKTLPYSDAEMKPWSFAQAIENNEHQVAIGVALLAIFIMIRIF from the coding sequence ATGGATATCCAGCGAAAACTGGAAAAAATAACAAGCAGGACAGCGGTTCTTTATGCCATGACCGGACTGCTTGTAATACTGGCAAATCCATCAGTTATGGCATGCTTCTTCGGTATTCTGATTGTCGCAGCTGGGGAGGCGCTTCGTTTCTGGGCAACCGGTCATATAAAGAAGAATGAAGAGCTCACAACTTCAGGACCTTATGCATATATCCAATCTCCGATGTATCTCGGGAGTTTTATAATAGCAACGGGCATGTGCATCATGGCAAGAAATTCGGTCATATGGGTTATTGCAACAGCGGTTTATTTCCTGTCATACATCCCGCGAAAGCAGGAAAAGGAATGGGCAAGACTTGAAAAGCACTTCGGGGAAAAATTCCTGAAATATAAAAGCGAAGTACCTTATCTAATACCCACTAAAACTCTTCCTTACTCGGATGCTGAAATGAAACCCTGGTCGTTCGCACAGGCTATAGAAAACAATGAACACCAGGTTGCCATCGGTGTGGCGCTGCTGGCAATATTTATAATGATAAGAATCTTCTGA